A region from the Augochlora pura isolate Apur16 unplaced genomic scaffold, APUR_v2.2.1 APUR_unplaced_356, whole genome shotgun sequence genome encodes:
- the LOC144477770 gene encoding uncharacterized protein LOC144477770 yields the protein MYPYFLFPEAARTSYYDHESTYDVQEPGQRRQHGHRHQHGRHQEAPELPGRPGVLVVDAYDPRADYENRHEARPGTDTEHQRPVYRGKDTDDRSMEGPGSSYDRGSSSSSSSSSSSSSFSSSSSSSSSSSSSSSSSSTLSKHDRASSTVHLQPRHSQSEHDAHHLHHHHHDQHHQHHPAPPAPPSVATSSSSSSSSSSLSSLSSSSPPSYLPARPTPTVDETKRIERPDLVHRKKFAPRPTYEHRAIFDRADDDLDDLEFKIGALPVDRLFDLREAFEGFVDQVKVISHPDNSTSFEVIESQLENPLIDVNHKDLLEMKQVPLPGGHHHKTYHKKNQTDDHD from the exons ATGTACCCCTATTTTCTGTTCCCCGAGGCCGCGCGCACCTCGTACTACGACCACGAGAGCACGTACGACGTCCAGGAGCCCGGTCAGAGGCGTCAGCACGGGCATCGTCATCAGCACGGCCGTCATCAGGAAGCACCGGAGTTGCCCGGCAGGCCAGGTGTCCTCGTGGTCGACGCGTACGATCCTCGTGCCGATTACGAGAACCGGCACGAGGCGCGTCCCGGTACAGACACCGAGCACCAACGGCCTGTGTACAGGGGGAAAGATACGGACGATCGGTCGATGGAGGGACCTGGCAGCTCCTATGATCGcggctcttcttcttcttcttcttcttcgtcttcttcttcctctttctcgtcttcttcttcttcttcttcttcctcttcttcttcatcttcttcttcttccacgtTGTCCAAGCATGATCGTGCCTCCAGCACAGTGCACCTGCAGCCAAGGCACTCCCAAAGCGAGCATGACGCGCACCACCTGCACCATCATCACCATGACCAGCACCACCAGCACCACCCCGCACCACCCGCACCACCGTCCGTTGCGacgtcttcttcgtcgtcgtcgtcctcgtcgtcgttgtcatcgttgtcgtcgtcgtcgccccCGAGTTATCTACCGGCTCGTCCAACGCCTACCGTGGACGAGACGAAACGTATCGAGAGACCGGACCTGGTGCACCGGAAGAAATTCGCACCAAGGCCCACCTACGAGCACCGGGCGATCTTCGATCGCGCCGACGACGACCTCGATGACCTCGAATTCAAGATCGGCGCGCTGCCAGTCGACCGGCTCTTCGATCTCCGCGAGGCCTTCGAAGGGTTCGTCGACCAAG TGAAGGTCATCTCGCATCCGGACAACTCGACCAGCTTCGAGGTGATCGAGTCGCAGCTGGAGAACCCTCTGATCGACGTCAACCACAAGGATCTGCTCGAGATGAAGCAGGTGCCGCTACCCGGCGGCCACCACCACAAAACGTACCATAAGAAGAACCAGACGGACGATCATGATC